A section of the Calditrichota bacterium genome encodes:
- a CDS encoding DUF3795 domain-containing protein produces the protein MAEKANDVIVAYCGLVCSNCGMYLKGKCEGCHSAKPMNHNCKMKACAMEREYGTCAECTEFENLKDCRKLNNLVSKFFGFIFRTDRIGNLNRIREIGLDTFKEEKRIAGSA, from the coding sequence ATGGCTGAAAAAGCAAACGATGTCATTGTCGCCTATTGCGGTCTTGTCTGCAGCAACTGCGGAATGTACCTGAAGGGAAAATGCGAAGGTTGCCACAGTGCCAAACCAATGAATCACAATTGCAAAATGAAAGCGTGCGCCATGGAACGGGAATACGGGACCTGCGCCGAATGCACAGAATTTGAAAATTTGAAGGATTGTCGGAAACTGAATAATCTTGTTTCTAAATTCTTTGGTTTCATTTTTCGCACTGACCGCATTGGAAATCTGAATCGGATTCGGGAAATCGGACTCGATACATTTAAAGAAGAAAAACGGATCGCCGGGAGCGCCTGA